From a region of the Phragmitibacter flavus genome:
- a CDS encoding MBL fold metallo-hydrolase, translating to MSNAFRLYASYMVHISCFTGGIAQTNGYLVESSQGNFVVDAPEGFAAWVKKSGVMSVEALLLTHQHFDHCQDAAAVQKEFGAKVYSFAEFSRELTLEFLMGFVSGTRFEVAAFEVDEILEGRDEIEVAGLKWKLAHVPGHSLDSVTFYQGELGLWFGGDVLFEGGVGRTDFPNGSSALLMEGIKTKVLTLPDETRVLPGHGGETTVGDERVGNPFLTGL from the coding sequence TTGTCCAACGCTTTCCGACTCTATGCGAGCTATATGGTTCATATTTCGTGTTTTACGGGTGGGATTGCGCAGACAAATGGTTATCTGGTAGAGTCATCGCAGGGGAACTTTGTGGTGGATGCACCGGAAGGATTTGCGGCGTGGGTGAAGAAAAGCGGGGTGATGTCGGTGGAGGCGTTGCTGCTGACGCATCAGCATTTTGATCATTGCCAGGATGCGGCGGCGGTGCAGAAAGAGTTTGGGGCCAAAGTGTATTCGTTTGCGGAGTTCTCGCGGGAACTGACGCTGGAGTTCTTGATGGGGTTTGTGAGCGGGACGCGGTTTGAGGTGGCGGCCTTTGAAGTGGACGAGATTTTGGAGGGACGTGATGAGATCGAGGTGGCGGGATTGAAGTGGAAGCTGGCGCATGTGCCTGGGCATTCGCTGGACAGCGTGACGTTTTACCAGGGGGAGCTGGGGCTTTGGTTTGGGGGCGATGTGCTGTTTGAGGGCGGGGTCGGGCGGACAGATTTTCCGAACGGAAGTTCCGCGCTGTTGATGGAGGGGATAAAAACCAAGGTGCTGACGCTACCGGATGAGACGCGGGTGTTGCCGGGGCATGGTGGGGAAACGACGGTGGGGGATGAGCGGGTGGGAAATCCGTTTTTGACGGGGTTGTGA